CGGAAGCTTACCGGAGCATTTGTGCTCCGGTGGTAAACTGAAAGGATTGATTGCTTATGAGAATAATCTTAGTGGCGAGTTGCCAAAATCTCTTGGGAATTGCGATAGCTTGATTATTGTCGATGTTCACGAGAACAATATTTCAGGGGAAATACCGGCGGGTTTATGGACTGCTCTGAATTTGACTTATGCAGTGATGAACAACAATTCTTTCACCGGTGATTTTCCTCTGACGGTTTCGAAGAATCTTGCGAGATTCCAAATCAGTAATAACAAAATTTCAGGTGAAATTCCGTCGGAGTTATCTTCGTTTTGGAATTTGACCGAGTTTGAAGCAAGTAACAATCTGTTGACAGGAAATATTCCTGAAGAATTAACCGCTCTTTCAAAGTTGTACAAGCTTTCGCTCGATGGAAATCAACTAAATGGGGAGCTTCCAAAGAAAATCTTTTCATGGAAATCATTGCAGCGTCTTAAGCTGAATGGAAATCGTCTTTCCGGTGAGATACCGGATAAACTTGGCTACTTACCGAACCTTAATGATCTTGATCtctcggagaatcaactttctGGGTCGATTCCGATTTCGTTGGGGAAGTTGGCACTGAATTTTCTTAACCTGTCTTCAAATTTTCTGTCCGGGGTTATCCCATCTGCATTAGAAAATGCAATCTTTGCAAGAAGCTTTTTGAACAATCCGAGTCTTTGCTCAAACAATGCAGTTCTAAATCTCGATGGCTGTAGTTTGAGAACTCAGAATTCGAGGAAGATTTCGTCGCAGCATCTTGCGCTGATCGTAAGCTTGGGCGTAATTGTAGTAATACTCTTTGCAGTGTCTGCTCTGTTCATAATCAAAATCTATAGGAGAAATGGATACAGAGCAGATGTTGAATGGAAGCTGACCTCATTTCAGAGGTTGAATTTCTCGGAGGCAAATCTTTTATCTGGGCTATCGGAGAACAACGTTATTGGGAGCGGTGGATCCGGGAAAGTTTATCGAATCCCAGTGAATAGTTTGGGCGAAACAGTGGCCGTGAAGAAAATATGGAACAACAGAAAGTCAGACCATAAGCTCGAGAAACAATTCATGGCGGAAGTGAAAATCCTCAGTTCAATTCGACACAACAACATAATCAAACTCCTCTGCTGCGTTTCTTGCGAGACTTCAAAGCTCCTCGTTTATGAGTACATGGAGAAGCAAAGCCTTGATAAGTGGCTACATAAGAACTCGCCGCCGAGAATTACAGGCTCAGAACCTATTAGTGGTGTCGCCCTCGATTGGCCGACAAGATTTCAAATTGCAGTAGGGGCAGCACAAGGCCTCTGTTATATGCACCACGAATGCTCCCCACCGGTAATTCATAGAGATTTAAAGTCCAGCAATATCTTACTAGATTCAGATTTCAATGCCAAAATAGCAGATTTTGGCTTAGCCAAGTTGCTCATAAAGCAAGGGGAACCGGCTTCAGTCTCCGCCGTTGCTGGCTCTTTTGGATACATAGCTCCAGGTAAGAGACCTCAATTCAAACCTATCAAAGAATTTGATATGAGGCATTAATGGGCGAACTAAAGCTTGTTCCCTTTCTTCTAACTGCAGAGTATGCTCAGACACCAAGAATTAACGAGAAGATCGATGTGTTTAGCTTTGGAGTCATTCTTCTGGAGTTGGCAACTGGAAAGGAAGCTCTCAACGGCGATGCAGACTCATCTCTGGCAGAGTGGGCTTGGGATTATATTCAAAAAGGCAAACCGATAGCCGATGCATTGGATGAGGATGTGAAGGAGCCACAATATCTTGATGAAATGTGCAGTGTTTTCAAACTGGGTTTGATCTGCACTTCTGGTTTGCCAACCAACCGGCCGAACATGAATCAAGCACTGCAAATCTTGATCCGCAGCCGGACCTCGGCTCCCCAAAACCATGGAGACAAAAAACAGGACCAGTGAAAATAAGCTGAGAAACGATAATGACCATTACTTGAAAGATGCAACAATCACTCGTACTCTTCAATGGTCTCTTTAGATCAAGATTCAGCATCACATGTTTTTGAAACTTGGTCGTTAAATATAAGGTGGAGACTGAAGAGGACCATGCGCTCCAGCCACTGCTCCAAGGAGAAATGGCTATCGAGTTGATGGGTTGGATCAGTTTCTTTGTAAATTTTGAATAACAATATCTGTCGGAGTGTATTTTAACAAGAACCACAATAATAATAAACGAGAACTCATTCAGCTCAAGCAGAGCCAAACGGTTTCTCTTCATCGTTTTTTAAATAAGCACTTTTCAGTTGCTCATTTTGGAAGCTCGTGAAAGGATCCGACTTCCAAGTTTCTGAGTATTGAACACTATTGACAAGATCAAAATGGCAACCAGAAAGAACGAATGAAAATTGAAATTCTTTATTCGTATACTTGATAACAGTTCTCGCTATCATCCATTG
The sequence above is drawn from the Cucumis melo cultivar AY chromosome 2, USDA_Cmelo_AY_1.0, whole genome shotgun sequence genome and encodes:
- the LOC103492264 gene encoding receptor-like protein kinase 5, whose protein sequence is MTTSLSSLSLFFFLKPISFFLLFLCFHHVNSQLYQREHSVLLRINRFWKNQAPITHWLSSNVSHCSWPEVQCTNNSVTALFFSFYNLNGTIPSFICDLKNLTHLDFQLNFFTGGFPTALYSCSNLNYLDLSQNLLTGPIPDDVDRLSRLQFLSLGGNSFSGEIPVSISRLSELRFLHLYVNQFNGTYPSEIGNLLNLEELLMAYNLQLEPAELPSTFAQLSKLTYLWMAKSNVIGEIPEWIGNLTALVKLDLSRNNLIGKIPNSLFTLKNLSIVYLFKNNLSGEIPQRIDSKGIIEYDLSENNLTGRIPAAIGDLQNLTALLLFTNHLYGEIPESIGRLPLLTDVRLFDNNLNGTLPPDFGRNLILEGFQVNSNKLTGSLPEHLCSGGKLKGLIAYENNLSGELPKSLGNCDSLIIVDVHENNISGEIPAGLWTALNLTYAVMNNNSFTGDFPLTVSKNLARFQISNNKISGEIPSELSSFWNLTEFEASNNLLTGNIPEELTALSKLYKLSLDGNQLNGELPKKIFSWKSLQRLKLNGNRLSGEIPDKLGYLPNLNDLDLSENQLSGSIPISLGKLALNFLNLSSNFLSGVIPSALENAIFARSFLNNPSLCSNNAVLNLDGCSLRTQNSRKISSQHLALIVSLGVIVVILFAVSALFIIKIYRRNGYRADVEWKLTSFQRLNFSEANLLSGLSENNVIGSGGSGKVYRIPVNSLGETVAVKKIWNNRKSDHKLEKQFMAEVKILSSIRHNNIIKLLCCVSCETSKLLVYEYMEKQSLDKWLHKNSPPRITGSEPISGVALDWPTRFQIAVGAAQGLCYMHHECSPPVIHRDLKSSNILLDSDFNAKIADFGLAKLLIKQGEPASVSAVAGSFGYIAPEYAQTPRINEKIDVFSFGVILLELATGKEALNGDADSSLAEWAWDYIQKGKPIADALDEDVKEPQYLDEMCSVFKLGLICTSGLPTNRPNMNQALQILIRSRTSAPQNHGDKKQDQ